A section of the Sphingomonas ginsenosidivorax genome encodes:
- a CDS encoding cob(I)yrinic acid a,c-diamide adenosyltransferase, with protein MVKLNSIYTRTGDDGTTGLVDGSRVSKAEARMQAIGDVDEANSALGIATVALADHAIAPELERIQNDLFDLGADLATPGTDFAPSQMVLRIVPAQVERLERAIDSMNETLSPLRSFILPGGSAGAAALHLARAITRRAERSAVAVSEPVNPAALAYINRLSDFLFVAARHVNQNGAGDVLWKPGATRG; from the coding sequence ATGGTCAAGCTGAACAGCATCTACACGCGGACCGGCGACGACGGCACCACGGGGCTGGTCGACGGATCGCGCGTGTCGAAGGCGGAGGCGCGGATGCAGGCGATCGGCGATGTCGACGAGGCGAACAGCGCGCTGGGCATCGCGACGGTCGCGCTGGCCGACCATGCCATCGCGCCCGAGCTCGAGCGGATCCAGAACGACCTGTTCGATCTGGGCGCCGACCTCGCGACGCCGGGCACGGACTTCGCGCCCTCCCAGATGGTGCTGCGGATCGTGCCCGCGCAGGTCGAGCGGCTGGAGCGCGCGATCGATTCGATGAACGAGACGCTGTCGCCGCTGCGCAGCTTCATCCTGCCGGGCGGGTCGGCGGGTGCCGCCGCGCTGCACCTGGCGCGCGCGATCACGCGGCGCGCGGAGCGGTCCGCGGTGGCGGTCTCGGAGCCGGTGAACCCGGCGGCGCTCGCCTATATCAACCGGCTTTCCGATTTCCTGTTCGTCGCGGCGCGACACGTGAACCAAAATGGCGCCGGAGACGTTTTGTGGAAGCCGGGCGCCACGCGCGGTTGA
- the ppc gene encoding phosphoenolpyruvate carboxylase, protein MASLPPIANTSDIRFLGALLGDVIRAYGGERLFEATEAIRKASVERHRGNASDDAVDLSLERLDLDETLDFVRGFMLFSMLANLAEDRQGITGEQGADLASALAQLDAAGIDRAQVRQLLDHALIAPVLTAHPTEVRRKSMIDHRNRIAELMAMRDAGRETTPDGDGVEDGIRRQIALLWQTRVLRRDRLYVTDEVDTALSYLRDVFLPALPALYQRWDRALGARSPSFLKPGSWIGGDRDGNPYVTADSLKAALAKASEAVLGYYLDAIHALGAELSISTEHAALDPAVAALADASGDTAQSRSDEPYRRALSGIYARLAATHLALTGKPAPRPGRLTGEAYPDPQALRTDLVAIAHGLASGGSGTLASGGALGRLIRGVETFGFHLATLDMRQNSAVHERVVAELFKVAGVEADYLALDEDARVALLRRELANARPLTSRFADYSDETAGELAIVQAAATAHATYGPACIVNYIVSMAQSVSDLLEVNLLLKEAGLYRPGDHPTAAIMAIPLFETIEDLQAAPGVMTAWFALPEIAEIARHRGHQEVMIGYSDSNKDGGYLTSTWQLSKASTALKPVFADAGVGMQLFHGRGGAVGRGGGSAFTAIRAQPPGTVQGRIRITEQGEVIAAKYGTRDAAMTNLEAIASATLLASLEPERLSNADNAQFSGAMDRLSDTAFRSYRDLVYGTDGFRTFFRQMTPIAEIAGLKIGSRPASRTKSDRIEDLRAIPWVFSWAQARVMLPGWYGVGQAIAAHPDKALLVEMAQGWPLFASALANLEMVLAKSDIGIAARYAELVEDPDLRGIFGTIRDAWHQTHDGLLEITGQSRLLEKHPALDTSIRLRLPYIEPLNLLQIELIKRRRAGEEDPRIGEGILLSINAIATGLRNSG, encoded by the coding sequence ATGGCAAGCCTCCCCCCGATCGCGAACACCTCCGACATCCGCTTCCTCGGCGCCCTGCTGGGGGACGTCATCCGCGCCTATGGCGGCGAGCGGCTGTTCGAGGCGACCGAGGCGATCCGCAAGGCGTCGGTCGAGCGCCACCGCGGCAACGCGTCCGACGACGCGGTCGATCTCAGCCTCGAACGGCTCGACCTCGACGAGACGCTCGATTTCGTTCGCGGCTTCATGCTGTTCTCGATGCTCGCCAACCTCGCCGAGGATCGCCAGGGGATCACCGGCGAACAGGGCGCCGACCTCGCCTCCGCGCTCGCGCAGCTCGACGCCGCGGGGATCGACCGCGCGCAGGTCCGGCAACTGCTCGACCACGCACTGATCGCCCCCGTGCTCACCGCGCACCCGACCGAGGTGCGGCGGAAAAGCATGATCGATCACCGCAACCGCATCGCCGAGCTGATGGCGATGCGCGACGCCGGCCGCGAGACCACGCCAGACGGCGACGGCGTCGAGGACGGCATCCGCCGCCAGATCGCGCTGCTGTGGCAGACGCGCGTGCTGCGCCGCGACCGGCTCTACGTCACCGACGAGGTCGACACCGCGCTCAGCTATTTGCGTGACGTGTTCCTCCCCGCGCTCCCCGCGCTCTACCAGCGCTGGGACCGCGCGCTCGGCGCGCGGTCCCCGAGCTTCCTCAAGCCCGGCAGCTGGATCGGCGGCGACCGCGACGGCAACCCCTATGTCACCGCCGACTCGCTCAAGGCCGCGCTGGCAAAGGCGAGCGAGGCGGTCCTCGGTTACTATCTCGACGCGATCCACGCGCTCGGCGCCGAACTGTCGATCTCGACCGAACACGCCGCGCTCGACCCCGCGGTCGCAGCCCTCGCCGACGCCAGCGGCGATACCGCGCAGAGCCGCAGCGACGAACCCTATCGCCGCGCGCTGTCGGGCATTTACGCGCGGCTCGCCGCCACGCATCTCGCGCTCACCGGCAAGCCCGCACCGCGCCCCGGCCGGCTGACCGGCGAGGCCTATCCCGATCCGCAGGCGCTGCGCACCGATCTGGTCGCGATCGCGCACGGTCTGGCGAGCGGCGGCAGCGGCACGCTCGCCAGCGGCGGCGCGCTCGGCCGGCTGATCCGCGGCGTCGAGACGTTCGGCTTCCACCTCGCCACGCTCGACATGCGCCAGAACAGCGCGGTCCACGAACGCGTCGTCGCCGAGCTGTTCAAGGTCGCGGGCGTCGAGGCCGACTATCTCGCGCTCGACGAGGACGCGCGCGTCGCGCTGCTGCGCCGCGAGCTCGCCAACGCCCGCCCGCTCACCTCGCGCTTCGCCGACTACAGCGACGAAACCGCGGGCGAACTCGCGATCGTCCAGGCCGCCGCGACCGCGCACGCGACCTACGGCCCGGCGTGCATCGTCAACTACATCGTCTCGATGGCGCAGTCGGTCAGCGACCTGCTCGAGGTGAACCTGCTGCTCAAGGAAGCCGGGCTCTACCGTCCCGGCGACCATCCGACCGCGGCGATCATGGCGATCCCGCTGTTCGAGACGATCGAGGATCTGCAGGCCGCACCCGGCGTGATGACCGCGTGGTTCGCGCTCCCCGAGATTGCCGAAATCGCGCGGCACCGCGGGCATCAGGAAGTGATGATCGGCTATTCGGACAGCAACAAGGACGGCGGCTACCTCACCTCGACCTGGCAGCTGTCCAAGGCGTCGACCGCGCTGAAGCCGGTGTTCGCAGACGCCGGCGTCGGCATGCAGCTGTTCCACGGTCGCGGCGGCGCGGTCGGGCGGGGCGGCGGGTCGGCCTTCACCGCGATCCGCGCGCAGCCGCCGGGCACCGTGCAGGGCCGCATCCGCATTACCGAACAAGGCGAGGTCATCGCCGCCAAATACGGTACGAGAGATGCCGCGATGACCAACCTGGAGGCGATCGCGTCCGCCACGCTGCTCGCCAGCCTCGAACCCGAACGCCTCTCCAACGCCGACAACGCGCAATTCTCGGGCGCGATGGATCGCTTGAGCGACACCGCGTTCCGCAGCTACCGCGACCTCGTCTACGGCACCGACGGTTTCCGCACCTTCTTCCGCCAGATGACGCCGATCGCCGAGATCGCCGGGCTTAAGATCGGCAGCCGCCCCGCCAGCCGCACCAAGTCCGACCGGATCGAGGACCTCCGCGCCATCCCCTGGGTGTTCAGCTGGGCACAGGCACGCGTGATGCTGCCGGGATGGTACGGCGTCGGGCAGGCGATCGCCGCGCATCCCGACAAGGCGCTGCTCGTCGAGATGGCGCAGGGCTGGCCGTTGTTCGCGTCCGCGCTCGCCAATCTCGAGATGGTGCTGGCGAAGTCGGACATCGGCATCGCCGCGCGCTATGCCGAGCTGGTCGAGGATCCGGACCTCCGCGGCATCTTCGGCACGATCCGCGACGCCTGGCACCAGACGCATGACGGGCTGCTGGAAATCACCGGCCAGTCGCGGCTGCTCGAAAAGCACCCCGCGCTCGACACCTCGATCCGCCTGCGCCTGCCCTATATCGAACCGCTCAACCTGCTCCAGATCGAGCTGATCAAGCGCCGCCGCGCGGGGGAGGAAGATCCGCGGATCGGCGAGGGGATCCTGCTGTCGATCAACGCGATCGCGACCGGCCTGCGCAACAGCGGTTGA
- the gluQRS gene encoding tRNA glutamyl-Q(34) synthetase GluQRS, which produces MTARSAATGQVVTRFAPSPTGRLHLGHAVSAIRAHDFARARGGRFVLRIEDIDGTRSRAEHVAGILEDLRWLGLDWDELVIQSERLAVHAEGLERLKAMGLVYPCVCTRAEIAASASAPQGDAAAVYPGTCRRHPPVPGDRPCCWRLDMAAALASTGPLTWHDATAGVVVADAAAQGDVVLARKDAPSSYHLAVTIDDAAQGVTDVVRGVDLFDATHVHRVLQALLGLPVPAYHHHPLVTGADGRRLAKRDGAPTLAARRLAGEDGLGLAERLRIDPPLQGEVAGAARRRGDPLSIG; this is translated from the coding sequence ATGACAGCACGGAGCGCCGCCACCGGTCAAGTCGTCACGCGGTTCGCGCCGAGCCCGACCGGGCGGCTGCACCTGGGCCATGCGGTATCGGCGATCCGCGCGCATGATTTCGCGAGGGCGCGCGGCGGGCGGTTCGTGCTCAGGATCGAGGATATCGACGGCACGCGCAGCCGCGCGGAGCATGTCGCGGGGATCCTGGAGGACCTGCGCTGGCTCGGGCTCGACTGGGACGAACTGGTGATCCAGTCGGAGCGGCTGGCCGTCCATGCCGAAGGGCTGGAGCGGCTGAAGGCGATGGGGCTGGTCTACCCGTGCGTCTGCACACGTGCGGAAATCGCGGCGAGCGCGTCGGCGCCGCAGGGCGATGCGGCGGCGGTCTATCCGGGGACGTGCCGGCGGCATCCCCCGGTGCCGGGCGATCGGCCCTGTTGCTGGCGGCTCGACATGGCGGCGGCGCTTGCCAGCACGGGCCCGTTGACATGGCACGACGCGACCGCAGGCGTCGTCGTCGCGGATGCGGCGGCGCAGGGCGACGTCGTGCTGGCGCGCAAGGACGCGCCGTCGAGCTATCACCTCGCGGTGACGATCGACGATGCCGCGCAGGGCGTGACCGACGTGGTGCGCGGCGTCGACCTGTTCGACGCGACGCATGTCCACCGCGTGCTGCAGGCGCTGCTCGGGCTGCCGGTGCCGGCGTATCACCACCATCCGCTGGTGACCGGAGCGGACGGGCGGCGGCTGGCGAAGCGCGACGGCGCGCCGACGCTGGCGGCGCGAAGGCTGGCGGGGGAAGATGGCCTGGGTCTGGCCGAACGGCTGCGCATCGATCCTCCCCTGCAAGGGGAGGTGGCTGGCGCAGCCAGACGGAGGGGTGACCCGCTCTCGATAGGGTGA
- a CDS encoding HNH endonuclease — translation MFHPDLMRHPDGCPALVLNADYTPLSYYPLSVWPWQTAVKAVFLDRVDIVANYEREVRSASFALKLPSVIALKQFVRPSQFPAFTRFNLFLRDKFACQYCGKPKDLTFDHVIPRAQGGRTTWENVVTACAPCNLKKGGRTPKQAAMPLHLEPIRPTNWHLQEHGRRFPPNYLHQTWHDWLYWDVELEA, via the coding sequence GTGTTTCACCCCGACCTTATGCGCCATCCGGACGGATGCCCGGCGCTCGTGCTCAATGCCGATTATACGCCGCTTTCCTATTATCCGCTCAGCGTGTGGCCCTGGCAGACCGCGGTCAAGGCGGTGTTCCTCGACCGCGTCGACATCGTCGCCAATTACGAGCGCGAGGTGCGCAGCGCCAGCTTCGCGCTGAAACTGCCCTCGGTCATCGCGCTCAAGCAATTCGTCCGTCCGTCGCAATTTCCCGCCTTCACCCGCTTCAACCTGTTCCTGCGCGACAAGTTCGCCTGCCAATATTGCGGCAAGCCGAAGGACCTGACCTTCGACCACGTCATCCCGCGCGCGCAGGGGGGCCGCACCACCTGGGAAAACGTGGTCACCGCCTGTGCGCCGTGCAACCTCAAAAAGGGCGGGCGGACGCCGAAACAGGCCGCGATGCCGCTGCATCTCGAACCGATCCGGCCGACCAACTGGCACCTCCAGGAACATGGCCGGCGCTTCCCACCCAATTATTTGCACCAAACCTGGCACGACTGGCTCTATTGGGACGTCGAACTGGAAGCGTGA
- the egtB gene encoding ergothioneine biosynthesis protein EgtB produces MADRPALAPAPLSALAARFSAVRDLSLALAAPLSDADATVQSMPDASPTKWHLAHTTWFFETFVLRDHVPGYVLHDSRFPFLFNSYYEAEGRRHARDRRGMITRPNLDEVRAYRAAVDAALLAALPSLAPEVQTLVALGCHHEEQHQELLVTDICHLLSENPLEPAMWPAPRKVPVEMPGPVGWIERAGGIVQVGHDGDGFAFDCEGPRHDALLVPHAIADRTVTNGEWAAFIADGGYQEARHWLADGWAWVKAEGIVAPLYWEQGETGWTRFGLDGRRALDPAAPVTHVSFFEADAYASWAGARLPTEFEWEAAAAAYDASGGNQLDSAGPCEPRPSADGPAFFGDVWEWTGSAYRPYPGFKTADGAVGEYNGKFMSGQFVLRGGSCATPRGHARASYRNFFYPHQRWQFTGVRLAKDL; encoded by the coding sequence ATGGCTGACCGCCCCGCCCTTGCCCCCGCTCCCCTGTCCGCTCTCGCCGCACGCTTCAGCGCGGTGCGCGACCTGTCGCTGGCGCTCGCCGCGCCCTTGTCCGATGCCGATGCGACGGTGCAGTCGATGCCCGACGCGTCGCCGACCAAATGGCACCTCGCGCACACGACCTGGTTCTTCGAGACGTTCGTGCTGCGCGACCATGTGCCGGGCTATGTGCTGCACGATTCGCGCTTCCCGTTCCTGTTCAACAGCTATTACGAGGCCGAGGGCCGCCGCCATGCGCGCGACCGCCGGGGCATGATCACGCGGCCGAACCTCGACGAGGTCCGCGCCTATCGCGCGGCGGTCGACGCCGCGCTGCTCGCCGCGCTGCCGTCGCTCGCGCCCGAGGTACAGACGCTGGTGGCGCTGGGGTGCCATCACGAGGAGCAGCACCAGGAGCTGCTGGTTACCGATATCTGCCACCTGCTCTCGGAAAACCCGCTCGAGCCCGCGATGTGGCCTGCTCCGCGCAAAGTGCCGGTCGAGATGCCGGGACCGGTCGGCTGGATCGAGCGTGCGGGCGGCATCGTCCAGGTCGGCCATGACGGCGACGGGTTCGCGTTCGACTGCGAAGGCCCGCGCCACGACGCGTTGCTCGTCCCCCACGCGATCGCCGACCGCACCGTTACCAACGGCGAATGGGCCGCGTTCATCGCCGATGGTGGTTATCAGGAAGCGCGTCACTGGCTCGCCGATGGCTGGGCATGGGTGAAGGCGGAGGGCATCGTCGCGCCGCTCTATTGGGAGCAGGGCGAAACGGGCTGGACGCGGTTCGGGCTCGACGGCCGCCGCGCGCTCGATCCCGCAGCGCCGGTCACGCATGTCAGCTTCTTCGAGGCCGACGCTTATGCCAGCTGGGCGGGTGCGCGCCTGCCGACCGAGTTCGAATGGGAGGCGGCCGCCGCCGCATACGACGCCAGCGGCGGCAACCAGCTCGATAGCGCCGGGCCGTGCGAACCGCGCCCCTCGGCGGACGGCCCGGCGTTTTTCGGCGATGTCTGGGAATGGACCGGCAGCGCGTACCGCCCCTATCCCGGCTTCAAGACCGCAGACGGCGCGGTCGGCGAGTATAACGGCAAGTTCATGAGCGGGCAGTTCGTGCTCCGCGGGGGCAGCTGCGCCACGCCGCGGGGGCATGCGCGCGCCAGCTATCGCAATTTCTTCTACCCGCACCAGCGCTGGCAGTTCACCGGCGTGCGGCTCGCAAAGGACCTTTGA
- a CDS encoding DUF1176 domain-containing protein: protein MTRFALPLLLSVVSIAGAACSPPSADIAPDPTPAAAPNAVAADNATAPEPAAPSPPPAAVADSKAVPKQGALETFGDWAVGCDNGLRCTLASLLPEAGEADNVTLNIVREGDAETKVYIDSRDEAIRPASLWVDGKKIATKLTPESALAIAEALPAGRRLELRNRKDKAVATISLKGAAAAMRYADAEQGRAGTPTALVAKGTSTKVVEAPVLPTIVAPAITGEAATPTAAQLAAMRKQAECDLVDDQTGVLSPEAHAVGGGKTLVILPCSTGAYNLIGALFVIDGKAVTPAEVDSPSGFDETGADSQTPVRSVVNGAFRDGLLTSYAKGRGIGDCGVQQSYVWDGTTLRLSEQSAMSECRGNPNYISTWRATVVRR from the coding sequence ATGACCCGTTTCGCCCTGCCGCTGCTGCTCTCCGTCGTGTCCATCGCGGGCGCCGCCTGTTCGCCGCCCAGCGCCGACATCGCGCCCGACCCCACGCCCGCCGCCGCGCCCAACGCCGTGGCCGCCGATAACGCGACCGCGCCGGAGCCCGCGGCACCGTCGCCGCCTCCCGCCGCGGTCGCCGACAGCAAGGCGGTGCCCAAGCAGGGCGCGCTCGAGACGTTCGGCGACTGGGCGGTCGGCTGCGACAACGGGCTGCGCTGCACGCTGGCGTCGCTGCTGCCCGAAGCGGGCGAGGCGGACAACGTCACGCTCAACATCGTCCGCGAAGGCGATGCCGAGACCAAGGTCTATATCGATTCGCGCGACGAGGCGATCCGGCCGGCGAGCCTGTGGGTCGACGGCAAGAAGATCGCGACCAAGCTGACGCCCGAATCGGCGCTGGCGATCGCGGAGGCGCTCCCCGCCGGCCGCCGCCTCGAACTGCGCAACCGCAAGGACAAGGCGGTCGCGACGATCTCGCTCAAGGGCGCGGCGGCGGCGATGCGCTATGCCGATGCGGAGCAGGGCCGCGCCGGCACGCCGACCGCCTTGGTCGCCAAGGGCACGTCCACCAAGGTCGTCGAGGCGCCCGTGCTGCCGACCATCGTCGCCCCGGCGATCACGGGCGAGGCGGCGACGCCGACCGCGGCGCAGCTCGCCGCGATGCGCAAGCAGGCCGAGTGCGACCTGGTCGACGACCAGACCGGCGTGCTCTCGCCCGAGGCGCATGCGGTCGGCGGCGGCAAGACGCTGGTGATCCTGCCCTGCTCCACCGGCGCGTACAATCTGATCGGCGCGCTGTTCGTGATCGACGGCAAGGCGGTGACCCCCGCCGAGGTCGATTCGCCCTCGGGCTTCGACGAGACCGGCGCGGACTCGCAGACCCCGGTGCGCAGCGTCGTCAACGGGGCGTTCAGGGACGGGCTGCTCACCAGCTACGCCAAGGGCCGCGGGATCGGCGATTGCGGTGTCCAGCAGAGCTATGTCTGGGACGGCACGACACTGCGCCTGTCGGAGCAGAGCGCGATGAGCGAATGCCGGGGGAACCCGAACTACATCAGCACCTGGCGCGCGACGGTGGTGCGGCGGTAG
- the egtD gene encoding L-histidine N(alpha)-methyltransferase: MLKPEIEDGEQTLADPAFRADVLAGFERRPRAIPARWFYDRRGSELFEAITDLPEYYPTRTEAGILRTACPEVAEIAGTGRAVVEFGSGSSTKTPILLDAVAPSVYVPIDISGDFLRDSSRVLSAQFPDLLVLPFEADFMRPLSLPQTIAETPKLGFFPGSTIGNMIPLMAVDLLRTMRQSLGLGAMLLVGMDRIKDPDILVPAYDDAAGVTAAFNRNLLERINRELGGTIPVDAFRHRAIWNDDRARIEMHLEATRDVEFTIDGRPFSMAAGETIHTENSHKYGQRDAKILLRSGGWTPIAAWSDPDGLFSLYLAEAQAERPAP; this comes from the coding sequence ATGCTGAAGCCCGAAATCGAGGACGGCGAACAGACTCTCGCCGACCCGGCGTTTCGCGCCGACGTGCTGGCCGGATTCGAACGCCGCCCGCGCGCGATCCCCGCGCGCTGGTTCTACGACCGCCGCGGGTCGGAACTGTTCGAGGCGATCACCGACCTGCCCGAATATTATCCGACGCGGACCGAGGCTGGCATCCTGCGCACGGCGTGCCCCGAGGTCGCGGAGATCGCGGGCACGGGTCGCGCGGTGGTCGAGTTCGGATCGGGGTCGTCGACCAAGACGCCGATCCTGCTCGATGCGGTGGCGCCGTCGGTCTATGTACCGATCGATATCTCGGGCGATTTCCTGCGCGATTCCTCGCGCGTGCTGTCGGCGCAGTTCCCCGACCTGCTGGTGCTGCCGTTCGAGGCGGATTTCATGCGCCCGCTGAGCCTGCCACAGACGATCGCCGAGACGCCGAAACTGGGGTTCTTCCCGGGTTCGACGATCGGCAACATGATCCCGCTGATGGCGGTCGACCTGTTGCGGACGATGCGACAGTCGCTCGGGCTCGGCGCGATGCTGCTGGTGGGCATGGACCGGATCAAGGATCCCGACATCCTGGTACCCGCCTATGACGATGCGGCGGGCGTGACCGCGGCGTTCAACCGCAATCTGCTCGAGCGGATCAACCGCGAGCTGGGCGGCACGATCCCGGTCGACGCGTTCCGCCACCGCGCCATCTGGAACGACGACCGCGCGCGGATCGAGATGCACCTCGAGGCGACGCGCGACGTCGAATTCACGATCGACGGCCGGCCCTTCTCGATGGCGGCGGGCGAGACGATCCACACCGAGAACAGCCACAAATACGGCCAGCGCGACGCGAAGATCCTGCTGCGCTCGGGCGGCTGGACGCCGATCGCGGCGTGGAGCGACCCCGACGGGTTGTTCTCGCTGTACCTCGCCGAGGCGCAGGCGGAGCGGCCGGCGCCTTAA
- a CDS encoding YggT family protein: protein MLAILQILQLLLNVVWWIIVVQAILSWLIAFNVINTHSDMVRTVWTALQRMTEPLYRPIRRILPDFGALDLSPMVVLLIVYILSNIVIPSIAANYLTTVN from the coding sequence TTGCTCGCCATCCTCCAGATCCTCCAGCTGCTGCTCAACGTCGTGTGGTGGATCATCGTGGTCCAGGCGATCCTGTCGTGGCTGATCGCGTTCAACGTCATCAACACGCACAGCGACATGGTCCGCACCGTCTGGACCGCACTGCAGCGGATGACCGAGCCGCTCTATCGCCCGATCCGGCGCATCCTCCCCGATTTCGGCGCACTCGACCTGTCGCCGATGGTGGTGCTGCTGATCGTCTACATCCTCAGCAACATCGTCATCCCCAGCATCGCCGCGAACTATCTCACCACCGTCAACTGA
- a CDS encoding EF-hand domain-containing protein gives MIGAAFAAGLLLAGCGDKKEARAQADAKAAGFVPPSVTSRLDYGSSMERRFRALDRNGDDKIGKDELPARNAPRLQALDRNKDGEISAIEFSEGMLARFDAMDLNHDGTVTTEERQASRKR, from the coding sequence ATGATCGGAGCGGCTTTTGCCGCGGGGCTGCTGCTGGCAGGCTGCGGCGACAAGAAGGAAGCGCGCGCGCAGGCGGACGCGAAGGCGGCCGGGTTCGTGCCGCCCTCGGTCACCTCGCGGCTCGACTACGGCAGCTCGATGGAGCGCCGCTTCCGTGCGCTCGACCGCAACGGCGACGACAAGATCGGCAAGGACGAACTCCCCGCGCGCAACGCCCCGCGGCTGCAGGCGCTCGACCGCAACAAGGACGGCGAGATCTCCGCGATCGAGTTCAGCGAAGGCATGCTCGCGCGCTTCGACGCGATGGATCTCAACCACGACGGCACCGTCACCACCGAGGAACGCCAGGCCTCGCGCAAGCGCTGA
- a CDS encoding DUF167 domain-containing protein, with amino-acid sequence MSPPSTDPWRIVGDGLVVAVRVTPRGGRDLLSAGTPDHLAARLAAAPVDGAANAALLALVARQFGVAKRAVTLVAGQTSRVKRLHVAGDPHALAEIAAGLYGTGA; translated from the coding sequence ATCTCACCACCGTCAACTGATCCCTGGCGCATCGTCGGCGACGGGCTGGTCGTCGCGGTCCGCGTCACGCCGCGCGGCGGGCGCGATTTGCTGAGCGCGGGGACGCCCGACCATCTCGCCGCGCGGCTCGCCGCGGCGCCGGTCGACGGCGCGGCGAATGCGGCGTTGCTCGCGCTGGTCGCCAGGCAGTTCGGCGTGGCGAAGCGCGCGGTGACGCTCGTCGCGGGCCAGACGTCGCGCGTGAAACGGCTGCACGTCGCCGGCGACCCGCACGCGCTGGCGGAAATCGCCGCCGGTCTCTATGGGACGGGCGCATGA
- a CDS encoding twin transmembrane helix small protein, with product MNTFLVILLVAAMIATLVALVRGIVAFLQEGTQAVKDGSGPSTAQLKSNRMMQQRIFFQAIAILIVVVILFAAGRT from the coding sequence ATGAACACCTTCCTCGTCATCCTCCTGGTCGCGGCGATGATCGCGACTCTCGTTGCCCTCGTGCGCGGGATCGTCGCGTTCCTGCAGGAGGGCACGCAGGCGGTGAAGGACGGCAGTGGCCCGAGCACGGCGCAGCTGAAATCGAACCGGATGATGCAGCAACGCATCTTCTTCCAGGCGATCGCGATCCTGATCGTCGTCGTCATCCTGTTCGCCGCCGGCCGCACCTGA
- the argB gene encoding acetylglutamate kinase, whose product MTDHTPDPALLAKAETLTEALPYLQRYAGKTFVVKYGGHAMGDPELQRDFAEDMVLLKAVGINVVVVHGGGPQIGAMLKRLGVESRFVDGLRVTDAETAQIAEMVLAGSINKEIVGWIGQAGGRAVGISGKDAGLVLAQKVGSAREPDRLQGIERHVDLGFVGEPIAVDRKILDTLLQAGIIPVVAPIGIGADGHTYNINADTMAGAIASAMGAARFFLLTDIVGVLDKQGELLTDLDPAKVAELRADGTITGGMIPKLETCVAAVQSGVDAAVIIDGRVPHAMLLEIFTRQGAGTLVSCTPRGR is encoded by the coding sequence ATGACCGACCACACGCCCGATCCCGCCCTGCTCGCCAAGGCGGAGACGCTGACCGAAGCTTTGCCCTATCTGCAACGCTATGCCGGCAAGACCTTCGTCGTGAAATATGGCGGCCATGCGATGGGCGATCCCGAGCTGCAGCGCGACTTCGCCGAGGACATGGTGCTGCTGAAGGCGGTCGGGATCAACGTCGTCGTCGTGCACGGCGGCGGCCCGCAGATCGGCGCGATGCTCAAGCGGCTCGGCGTCGAATCGCGCTTCGTCGACGGGCTGCGCGTCACCGATGCGGAGACCGCGCAGATCGCCGAAATGGTCCTCGCCGGCTCGATCAACAAGGAAATCGTCGGCTGGATCGGCCAGGCGGGCGGCCGCGCGGTCGGCATCTCGGGCAAGGATGCCGGCCTCGTCCTCGCACAGAAGGTCGGCAGTGCCCGCGAGCCCGACCGGCTGCAGGGGATCGAGCGTCACGTCGACCTCGGCTTCGTCGGCGAGCCGATCGCGGTCGACCGCAAGATCCTCGACACGCTGCTGCAGGCCGGGATCATCCCGGTGGTCGCGCCGATCGGCATCGGCGCCGACGGCCACACCTACAACATCAACGCCGACACGATGGCAGGCGCGATCGCGTCGGCGATGGGGGCGGCGCGCTTCTTCCTGCTGACCGACATCGTCGGCGTGCTCGACAAGCAGGGCGAACTGCTCACCGACCTCGACCCGGCGAAGGTCGCCGAACTGCGCGCCGACGGCACGATCACCGGGGGCATGATCCCGAAACTCGAAACCTGCGTCGCCGCGGTCCAGTCCGGCGTCGACGCCGCGGTGATCATCGACGGCCGCGTGCCCCACGCGATGCTGCTCGAGATCTTCACCAGGCAGGGCGCCGGCACGCTCGTCAGCTGCACGCCGCGCGGGCGGTAA